In Sorghum bicolor cultivar BTx623 chromosome 8, Sorghum_bicolor_NCBIv3, whole genome shotgun sequence, one genomic interval encodes:
- the LOC8065232 gene encoding putative disease resistance RPP13-like protein 3 yields MAAVVTASHGAMGSLIAKLGDLLAAEYKLLKGAKGQILFLKAELESMHVFLKKISDTEQPDEQDKCWAKEVRELSYDIEDSVSEFMLRVESKSSSKPRGFMGFINRSTKLLTTMNIRHDIAKEFEGLKVHVVEVRERHKRYQQTNDVASRTTNTTIDLRLLAMYAKASSLVGMDGPRDELIQLMAGEDELKVLSIFGFGGLGKTTLANEIYRKLQGEFQCRAFVSVSQNPNIRKIMKTMLSQVGYVPSKDINIELWEDSEFISALQNFLQEQRYLIVIDDIWDASAWDIIRCALPENINGSRVLITTRIETVARGCCTKNIECVYKMKALSDQDSRSLFFKRIFGSEDGCPPNLKEVSAQILKKCGGMPLAIITTSSLIASQPSKQKEHWEYVRDCLGSNFEMSPSLGGMRQILNLSYIHLPHYLKTCMLYLGIYPEDYIIDKNDLTRRWIAEGFICQARGMDLEDIAKCYFNELINRSLIQPAHTNYYGEVMSCRVHDMMLDLILHKSREENFVTVIDDIRAMTGRQDKIRRLSLNLDGTVGKRVAGCVQLSQTRTLAIFGTSSYLPPFQLFKYLRVLGIEITVRSYPTLSLDFTEIRHLFQLRSLKIVAEGCKVVLPSKIGSMQQLETFEINATIKLSNGQSFRELPSDIVHLSQLLHLIIPDGTMLPNGIGDMKFLRTLHCFDLCNSTNSIKGLGELTNLTSLEIIFGYSRQMAIDEIMEKGREVLQTCLGKLCNLKCLYMNIHSPRFPYFDALSSTSASFHHLEIFCGPKFSRVPGWISQQHNLYELDLDVKQVFEEDVGILAQLPSLINLLLHIRGTPKDKIIIGLSGFPVLKRFTFGCSRMSCLAFVAGAMPKLERLQLNFNAKGWDRYGAAPTGTEHLSGLREIYIRIGVAAARESNRRAAESALRNAIEMHPGRPVANIKCEYGYYAFEDYFTFDDEREDVSDSST; encoded by the exons ATGGCTGCCGTGGTGACTGCATCACACGGCGCTATGGGCTCCCTGATAGCGAAGCTTGGTGATTTGCTCGCAGCTGAGTACAAGCTGCTCAAAGGAGCTAAGGGACAGATCTTGTTCCTCAAAGCTGAGCTTGAGAGCATGCATGTCTTCCTCAAGAAGATCTCAGATACTGAGCAGCCAGATGAGCAAGACAAGTGTTGGGCCAAGGAGGTACGTGAGCTGTCCTATGATATTGAGGACAGTGTTAGTGAGTTCATGCTCCGTGTGGAAAGCAAGTCAAGCAGCAAGCCACGTGGATTCATGGGTTTCATAAATAGAAGCACAAAGTTGTTGACTACCATGAACATTCGGCATGACATCGCCAAAGAGTTTGAAGGCCTCAAGGTCCATGTCGTCGAGGTCAGGGAGCGACACAAGAGGTACCAGCAGACTAATGATGTTGCCTCTAGGACAACTAACACAACCATTGATCTTCGGTTATTAGCAATGTATGCGAAAGCATCAAGCCTTGTTGGTATGGATGGCCCCAGAGATGAACTAATTCAATTGATGGCTGGAGAGGATGAGCTAAAGGTTCTCTCTATTTTTGGCTTTGGAGGCCTAGGAAAGACTACACTTGCAAATGAGATTTATCGCAAGCTCCAGGGGGAGTTTCAATGTCGAGCCTTTGTGTCTGTGTCCCAAAATCCAAACATTAGGAAGATTATGAAAACGATGCTATCTCAAGTTGGCTATGTACCTTCTAAGGACATAAACATAGAACTGTGGGAAGATTCTGAGTTCATTAGTGCGCTCCAaaattttcttcaagaacaaag GTACTTAATCGTAATTGACGACATCTGGGATGCTTCTGCATGGGATATCATCAGATGTGCTCTTCCTGAGAACATTAATGGTAGCAGAGTATTAATAACAACACGAATTGAAACCGTGGCTAGAGGATGTTGCACCAAGAACATTGAATGTGTTTACAAGATGAAGGCACTTAGTGACCAGGACTCAAGAAGCTTATTCTTCAAAAGAATTTTTGGTTCAGAGGATGGTTGCCCTCCAAATTTGAAGGAAGTGTCTgctcaaattttgaaaaaatgtgGTGGTATGCCACTTGCAATTATCACAACATCTAGTCTAATAGCCAGTCAACCAAGCAAACAAAAGGAGCACTGGGAATATGTAAGGGACTGTCTGGGCTCCAACTTTGAAATGAGCCCAAGCTTGGGAGGCATGAGACAAATATTGAATCTTAGCTATATACATCTTCCCCATTATTTGAAGACTTGCATGCTATATTTGGGTATTTATCCCGAGGACTACATAATTGACAAGAATGATTTGACGAGGCGGTGGATAGCTGAAGGTTTTATATGTCAAGCTCGTGGGATGGATCTTGAGGATATTGCAAAATGTTATTTTAATGAGCTCATTAATAGGAGTTTGATTCAGCCTGCACATACAAACTATTATGGTGAGGTGATGTCTTGCAGGGTACATGATATGATGCTTGATCTTATCCTACATAAATCCCGAGAAGAGAATTTTGTCACTGTAATAGATGATATACGAGCCATGACAGGACGTCAAGACAAGATCCGTCGACTCTCTCTCAACCTTGATGGTACAGTAGGTAAAAGGGTTGCAGGATGTGTCCAGCTATCCCAAACAAGAACACTGGCAATATTTGGAACCTCTTCATATTTACCTCCTTTTCAACTGTTCAAGTATCTCCGTGTTCTCGGGATTGAAATTACAGTAAGGTCCTATCCAACGCTGTCACTAGATTTTACTGAGATCCGTCATCTATTTCAGTTGAGATCTTTAAAGATCGTAGCAGAAGGTTGCAAGGTGGTGTTACCTAGTAAAATTGGGAGTATGCAGCAATTGGAAACATTTGAAATCAATGCTACTATAAAATTGTCTAATGGACAATCATTTCGTGAACTACCATCGGATATAGTTCATCTGAGCCAGTTATTGCATCTGATTATTCCAGATGGCACAATGTTGCCAAACGGGATCGGTGACATGAAATTCTTGCGTACTCTGCACTGCTTCGATTTATGTAACTCAACAAACAGTATCAAGGGTCTAGGGGAACTGACCAATTTGACCAGTCTTGAAATAATATTTGGTTATTCTAGACAAATGGCTATTGATGAGATTATGGAGAAAGGCAGGGAAGTTCTGCAGACTTGTCTTGGAAAGCTTTGCAACCTCAAATGTCTATATATGAATATTCATTCTCCCAGGTTTCCCTATTTTGATGCGTTGAGTTCAACATCTGCTTCTTTCCATCATCTCGAGATATTCTGTGGACCCAAGTTCTCAAGGGTTCCTGGATGGATCAGCCAACAACATAACCTCTATGAGCTGGATCTTGATGTTAAGCAAGTGTTTGAGGAAGATGTTGGAATTCTTGCACAGCTGCCCTCACTTATCAACCTGCTGTTGCACATCCGAGGAACTCCTAAAGACAAGATCATCATTGGTCTAAGTGGATTCCCTGTTCTGAAGCGTTTTACATTTGGCTGTAGCAGGATGTCGTGCCTGGCTTTTGTGGCAGGGGCAATGCCCAAGCTTGAAAGGCTCCAGCTAAATTTTAATGCGAAGGGGTGGGACAGGTACGGCGCTGCACCTACTGGAACCGAGCATCTCTCAGGCCTCAGGGAAATCTACATACGCATTGGGGTCGCGGCTGCCAGGGAATCCAACAGAAGAGCTGCAGAGTCCGCGTTGAGGAATGCCATAGAGATGCACCCAGGTCGACCTGTAGCCAACATCAAGTGTGAGTATGGATATTATGCATTTGAGGACTACTTCACATTTGATGATGAACGAGAGGATGTGAGCGACAGCAGCACTTGA